One genomic segment of Marinitoga piezophila KA3 includes these proteins:
- a CDS encoding substrate-binding periplasmic protein — MKKKVYVLIVFFLAVIMAFSDKIILKTTFQIAPPKYYIEDNEVKGICYEIYEELNKRLEKYNIEIQWDGKFKNMTYITEELSKGFIDIFIGIAKNDYRKNIMNFSDFPLYSVTYMILTNKDFNKSLNELKLGVIKGTKTEQLFFEVTKNKNKAIEFENIEEAINPYLKNKIEGVFYNSLTLGYYYNKSLKKISKIVNMPMPKYYHYIGFSRKVSEDIKNIVDKEIKEIVINGTVEKILEKYGLKEFAKPGNYLKLANVDWPPYEWYENGEWKGIDTEVLKRVFENMGFKVDIIYLNWLRVLDYIKKGIIDGTFSLSVTDERRKYMLFSEEPLSTGADVFIYKNKNINFEDDISNYKCGYVKGFNYNDRLKDFNLQYYAVSDDIIGIKGFINDRFDIYVIDKNVALYYLKKFNYKGQVYFYPISKKNMYYIGLSRKNEFSEEIIKMFNEELKRFKKTEEYREILKKYNITYEDLWQ, encoded by the coding sequence ATGAAAAAAAAGGTGTATGTATTAATTGTATTTTTTTTAGCTGTAATAATGGCTTTTTCAGATAAAATAATTTTAAAGACCACCTTTCAAATTGCCCCGCCAAAATATTATATTGAAGATAATGAAGTAAAAGGTATATGCTATGAAATATATGAAGAGCTTAATAAAAGACTTGAAAAATATAATATAGAGATTCAATGGGATGGAAAATTTAAAAACATGACATATATCACAGAAGAATTATCAAAAGGATTTATTGATATTTTTATTGGAATAGCAAAAAATGATTATAGGAAAAATATAATGAATTTTTCAGATTTTCCATTATATTCTGTAACCTATATGATTCTTACAAATAAGGATTTTAATAAATCGCTAAACGAATTAAAACTTGGTGTAATTAAAGGAACTAAGACAGAACAGCTGTTTTTTGAGGTAACCAAAAACAAAAATAAAGCTATTGAATTTGAAAATATAGAAGAAGCAATTAATCCGTATTTGAAAAATAAAATAGAGGGTGTATTTTATAACTCTCTTACGCTTGGATATTATTACAATAAATCTTTAAAAAAAATCTCGAAAATTGTTAATATGCCGATGCCTAAATATTATCATTATATAGGATTTTCCAGGAAAGTTTCCGAAGATATAAAAAATATTGTAGATAAGGAAATAAAAGAAATAGTAATTAATGGAACTGTTGAAAAAATACTGGAAAAATATGGTTTAAAGGAATTTGCAAAACCCGGGAATTATCTTAAATTAGCCAATGTTGATTGGCCGCCATATGAATGGTATGAAAATGGTGAATGGAAAGGAATAGACACCGAGGTTTTAAAAAGAGTTTTTGAAAACATGGGATTTAAGGTGGATATTATTTATTTAAACTGGTTGCGCGTATTGGATTATATAAAAAAAGGTATTATAGATGGAACTTTTTCTCTTTCTGTTACAGATGAGAGAAGAAAGTATATGTTATTTTCAGAAGAACCATTAAGTACAGGTGCAGATGTATTTATATATAAAAATAAAAATATAAACTTTGAAGATGATATAAGCAATTATAAATGTGGATATGTAAAGGGATTTAATTATAATGACAGATTAAAAGATTTTAATCTACAATATTATGCTGTATCAGATGATATAATTGGAATAAAGGGGTTTATTAATGATCGATTTGATATATATGTAATAGATAAAAATGTGGCTTTATATTATTTGAAAAAATTTAATTATAAAGGTCAGGTTTATTTTTATCCAATTAGTAAAAAAAATATGTATTATATAGGGCTTTCCAGAAAGAATGAATTCTCTGAAGAAATAATAAAAATGTTTAATGAAGAATTAAAAAGATTTAAGAAAACAGAAGAATACAGGGAAATATTGAAAAAATATAACATTACATATGAAGATTTATGGCAATAG
- a CDS encoding proline--tRNA ligase, producing MRMSKYYAPTLKEVPNDVEIKSHELLIRGGFIRKTASGVYTYLPLGTKVLKKIENIVREEMEKIGSQEILMPIIQPAEIWQQSGRWDDYGPEMMKLKDRHNRDFTLGPTHEEMITTIVKNELRSYKQLPISLFQIANKYRDEIRPRFGVLRAREFIMKDAYSFHNSEESLDETYEDFYRAYENILKRLGVDYRVVEADTGAIGGNKSHEFQVLAEYGESTIYYCDCGYYATDEKAESKLTFEVENEEEKEIKKVSTPDVKTIDDVANFLNSSKEKIIKSLLFKGRDGWVLALIRGDYDLNIAKLRGLLKDQTLEMGAPEEIKAEFGVETGFIGPVGIKKDNLKIVGDLSIKGIKNGITGGMEKDTHYVNVNLNRDFNVDIFADIRMVKKGEPCPKCGKPLKEAKGIEVGQVFKLGTKYSEKLNAYYTDEDGRSKPFIMGCYGWGVSRTLGAIVEQLHDDYGMLWPRSIAPFEIVIIPVSMKKPELVEKAEEIYNLLKDKYDVLYDDRDASPGFKFKDADLIGIPMKVVLGKKMKDGKVEVKLRYEKNAEEVEITESFDKLLEIIDKKLKEYDPKIYLNSIDKE from the coding sequence ATGCGAATGTCAAAATATTACGCACCAACATTAAAAGAAGTTCCAAATGACGTTGAAATAAAAAGTCATGAATTGTTAATTAGAGGAGGTTTTATAAGAAAAACAGCTTCTGGGGTATATACATACTTACCTTTAGGAACAAAGGTATTGAAAAAGATAGAAAATATTGTAAGGGAAGAAATGGAAAAAATCGGCTCTCAGGAAATATTAATGCCTATAATACAACCTGCTGAAATATGGCAGCAAAGCGGAAGATGGGATGACTATGGACCAGAAATGATGAAGTTAAAAGATAGACATAATAGGGATTTTACATTAGGTCCTACACATGAAGAGATGATAACTACAATAGTAAAAAATGAATTGAGATCATATAAACAATTGCCAATTTCATTATTCCAGATTGCTAACAAATACAGAGATGAAATAAGACCACGTTTTGGAGTTTTAAGAGCAAGGGAATTTATAATGAAAGATGCATATTCTTTCCATAATTCAGAAGAATCACTCGATGAAACATACGAAGATTTTTACAGGGCCTATGAAAATATTTTAAAAAGACTTGGTGTGGATTATAGAGTAGTTGAAGCAGATACAGGTGCAATTGGTGGAAATAAATCCCACGAATTCCAGGTATTGGCAGAATACGGAGAAAGCACTATATATTATTGTGATTGCGGATATTACGCAACAGATGAAAAAGCAGAATCAAAACTTACATTTGAAGTAGAAAATGAAGAAGAAAAAGAAATTAAAAAGGTTTCAACACCTGATGTAAAAACAATTGATGATGTTGCAAACTTCCTTAACTCTTCAAAAGAGAAGATTATAAAATCCCTTTTATTTAAAGGAAGAGATGGTTGGGTACTCGCTTTGATTCGCGGCGATTATGATCTTAACATTGCAAAATTAAGAGGATTATTAAAGGATCAAACACTTGAAATGGGAGCACCTGAAGAAATAAAAGCGGAATTTGGTGTGGAAACTGGATTTATTGGTCCTGTTGGAATTAAAAAAGATAATTTGAAAATTGTTGGCGATTTAAGCATTAAAGGTATAAAAAATGGTATCACAGGTGGCATGGAAAAGGATACACATTATGTTAATGTGAATCTCAATAGAGATTTTAATGTGGACATTTTTGCTGATATTAGAATGGTTAAAAAAGGAGAACCTTGTCCAAAGTGCGGAAAACCTTTAAAAGAAGCAAAGGGAATTGAAGTTGGACAGGTATTTAAATTGGGAACAAAATATTCTGAAAAACTTAACGCCTATTATACAGATGAAGACGGTAGATCAAAACCATTTATTATGGGTTGTTACGGTTGGGGTGTTTCAAGAACTTTAGGTGCTATTGTTGAACAATTACACGACGATTATGGCATGTTATGGCCAAGAAGTATTGCTCCATTTGAAATTGTTATTATACCTGTTTCAATGAAAAAACCAGAGCTTGTAGAGAAAGCGGAAGAAATTTATAATCTTTTAAAGGATAAATACGATGTATTATACGACGATAGAGATGCATCACCAGGATTTAAATTTAAAGATGCAGACTTAATAGGTATTCCAATGAAGGTTGTATTGGGTAAAAAGATGAAAGACGGTAAGGTTGAAGTGAAGTTAAGATATGAAAAGAATGCTGAAGAGGTTGAAATTACAGAATCTTTCGATAAATTATTAGAAATCATTGATAAAAAATTAAAGGAATACGACCCAAAAATTTACCTTAACAGTATTGACAAAGAATAA
- a CDS encoding sensor histidine kinase, whose protein sequence is MKLKTIFINLLIFLLYIIFMLYYTQRTESYINDFYNYISLLFKNYLWEYNDKAMEDISNIIFKNVEYREIAVYDESGNLFFKMENPKKLNKIDLFFEKMNFIHEVSLSKSLDNNGIYIGEMYVKMVNRSFYVKLLGFLIYVLLAFLYNQMVVINETKRKLEKSNRELEDTLEELENTIENLNRTQELLINSEKMASLGRLVANISHDLNTPLGIAYTSVTQLMKDFKKLEEGYISGQVSKKLFEDYLNSGNELLDIILANLMRMSDLIKSLKKVSAQEVSNIKLKVNLKEELEAILKSLNPVIRKTSHKISLKCPDDIEMVTYPGAIAQIITNFIDNSLKHGFKNYKENGRINIEVFNEKDSVKIIYSDNGRGMDEKTKSAIFEPFFTTDNSGESSGIGMNVVYNLVNTVLQGQIYVESAPGKGVKFTVILPKVVSESK, encoded by the coding sequence ATGAAGTTAAAAACAATATTTATAAATCTTCTGATATTTTTACTATATATTATATTTATGCTTTATTATACCCAGAGAACAGAAAGTTATATAAATGATTTTTATAATTACATAAGCCTGTTATTTAAAAATTATCTGTGGGAATATAATGATAAGGCTATGGAAGATATATCTAATATAATTTTTAAGAATGTTGAATATAGAGAAATAGCTGTTTATGATGAGTCAGGAAATTTATTCTTTAAAATGGAAAATCCCAAAAAATTAAATAAAATAGATCTTTTTTTTGAAAAAATGAATTTTATTCATGAAGTTTCATTATCTAAATCACTGGACAACAATGGAATATATATAGGTGAAATGTATGTAAAAATGGTCAATAGAAGTTTTTATGTAAAATTGTTGGGGTTTTTAATTTATGTATTATTAGCCTTTTTATATAATCAGATGGTTGTTATAAATGAAACAAAAAGAAAGCTTGAAAAATCCAATAGAGAGCTTGAAGATACGCTTGAAGAACTGGAAAATACCATAGAAAATCTAAATAGAACGCAGGAATTGCTTATAAACTCAGAAAAAATGGCGTCATTGGGTAGACTTGTGGCGAATATTTCTCATGATTTAAATACACCTCTTGGAATTGCATATACATCGGTTACACAATTAATGAAAGATTTCAAAAAACTTGAAGAAGGATATATATCCGGGCAGGTATCTAAAAAACTGTTTGAAGATTATTTAAATTCAGGAAACGAATTATTGGATATTATACTTGCCAATTTAATGAGAATGTCTGATTTAATAAAAAGTCTTAAAAAAGTATCAGCGCAGGAAGTTTCCAACATAAAATTAAAAGTAAATCTAAAAGAGGAATTAGAAGCAATATTAAAATCATTAAACCCTGTTATCAGAAAAACATCACATAAAATAAGTTTAAAATGTCCTGATGATATAGAAATGGTTACATATCCTGGAGCTATTGCTCAAATAATAACCAATTTTATTGATAATTCTTTAAAGCATGGTTTTAAAAATTATAAAGAAAATGGTAGAATAAATATAGAGGTATTTAATGAAAAAGATAGTGTGAAAATTATATATTCAGATAATGGTAGGGGTATGGATGAAAAAACTAAAAGTGCCATATTTGAACCATTCTTTACCACTGACAATTCCGGTGAAAGCAGTGGTATAGGTATGAATGTCGTATATAACCTTGTAAACACTGTGTTGCAGGGCCAAATATATGTAGAAAGCGCTCCGGGAAAAGGTGTGAAATTTACAGTTATTCTTCCAAAGGTTGTCTCTGAGTCGAAATAG
- the metG gene encoding methionine--tRNA ligase has translation MKKFYVTTPIYYVNAEPHIGSSYTTIVGDIISRYKRMRGFDVFYLTGTDEHGQKILQAARAKGISPQELCDELSGKFKTLWKDLKITNDYFVRTTDEQHMKTVQFFVKKMLENGDIYKGKYEGWYCVPCETYWTEDEIEEKDGKKVCPSCGREVNWVEEENYFFKLSKYNEPLKKHFEENPDFLEPEFRKNEMLKILESGLKDLSITRTTFNWGVPMPDDPKHVIYVWVDALINYVSALGYPENMEKFEKYWPADLHLIGKEINRFHSLIWPAMLMSVGLPLPKKIFAHGWLTVNGQKISKSLGNAIDPRILVEAYGNDVIRYYLLRDIVFGKDGDFSEDNLITRYNSDLVNDLSNLVHRTLSMVNKYFDGVIPEIGETEEVDNQLKDLINSTVEKYENYMDKYLFTNALESLWELVRFTNKYIDLTEPWLLGKDESKKSRLGTVMYNLMDSIRIIALLISPVMPDTALKILGKLGIENVEEYIKDENIKIGLLKSGVKVNIGEPVFKRIDVKKWEKVIKMKEEKKMEEKKTEVKEVKKEEEKTENVLIDINHFAQVDLRVAKILEAEKVKKSRKLVKLQLDLGELGKRQIVAGIANYYEPENLVGKKIIVVANLKPAKLMGIESNGMLLAAKIGDKLTLLTTDEDIEPGAKIS, from the coding sequence TTGAAAAAATTCTATGTAACAACGCCTATATATTATGTAAATGCAGAACCGCATATAGGATCAAGTTATACCACAATAGTAGGAGATATAATTTCAAGATATAAAAGAATGAGAGGATTCGATGTATTTTATTTAACAGGAACAGATGAACACGGTCAAAAAATCCTTCAGGCAGCAAGAGCTAAAGGGATTTCACCACAGGAATTATGTGATGAATTATCGGGAAAATTTAAAACATTATGGAAAGATTTAAAAATCACCAATGATTACTTTGTAAGAACAACAGACGAGCAACATATGAAAACAGTTCAATTTTTTGTGAAAAAAATGCTTGAAAATGGTGACATATACAAAGGAAAATACGAAGGTTGGTATTGTGTTCCATGTGAAACATACTGGACAGAAGATGAAATTGAAGAAAAAGACGGCAAAAAAGTATGTCCTTCATGTGGAAGAGAAGTAAATTGGGTTGAAGAAGAAAATTATTTCTTTAAATTATCAAAATACAATGAACCGTTAAAAAAGCATTTTGAAGAGAATCCAGATTTTCTTGAACCTGAATTTAGAAAAAATGAAATGCTTAAAATACTTGAAAGCGGTCTTAAAGATTTAAGTATCACAAGAACCACATTTAATTGGGGCGTTCCAATGCCAGATGATCCAAAACATGTAATTTATGTATGGGTAGATGCATTAATTAATTATGTAAGTGCATTGGGCTATCCGGAAAATATGGAAAAATTTGAAAAATATTGGCCTGCTGATTTACATTTAATTGGAAAAGAAATCAATAGATTCCATTCATTAATCTGGCCGGCAATGTTAATGTCAGTAGGATTGCCTCTACCTAAAAAAATATTTGCTCATGGCTGGCTTACTGTAAATGGACAGAAAATATCAAAATCTCTTGGAAATGCAATTGATCCAAGAATTCTTGTTGAAGCATATGGAAATGATGTAATAAGATACTATTTATTAAGAGACATTGTATTTGGAAAAGATGGAGATTTTTCAGAAGATAATTTAATTACAAGATACAATTCTGATCTTGTAAATGATTTAAGTAATCTTGTTCATAGAACATTATCCATGGTTAATAAATACTTTGATGGAGTTATACCGGAAATCGGTGAAACGGAGGAAGTTGACAATCAACTTAAAGATCTCATTAACTCAACAGTGGAAAAATACGAAAATTACATGGATAAATACTTATTCACCAATGCGCTTGAAAGTTTATGGGAATTGGTAAGATTTACAAATAAATACATAGATCTTACAGAACCATGGTTACTTGGAAAAGACGAAAGCAAAAAATCAAGGCTTGGTACTGTAATGTATAACCTCATGGATTCAATTAGAATAATTGCATTATTAATTTCACCTGTAATGCCAGATACAGCATTGAAAATACTTGGTAAATTAGGTATTGAAAATGTAGAAGAATACATAAAAGATGAAAATATAAAAATTGGATTATTAAAAAGCGGTGTAAAGGTAAATATTGGAGAACCAGTATTCAAAAGAATAGATGTAAAAAAATGGGAAAAAGTTATAAAAATGAAGGAGGAGAAGAAAATGGAAGAAAAGAAAACAGAAGTAAAAGAAGTAAAGAAAGAAGAAGAAAAAACAGAAAATGTTTTAATTGATATAAATCATTTTGCGCAGGTTGATTTAAGGGTAGCTAAAATTTTAGAAGCAGAAAAAGTAAAAAAATCAAGAAAGCTTGTAAAATTACAGCTTGATCTTGGAGAATTAGGTAAAAGGCAGATTGTAGCAGGTATTGCGAATTATTATGAACCTGAAAATCTTGTAGGAAAGAAAATAATAGTTGTTGCTAATTTAAAACCAGCAAAATTAATGGGAATTGAATCAAATGGAATGTTATTGGCAGCAAAAATAGGGGATAAATTAACCCTCTTAACAACAGATGAAGATATAGAACCGGGAGCAAAAATATCGTAA
- a CDS encoding HD domain-containing phosphohydrolase, giving the protein MDFNEEFIKFVDNDAETAENVIESKPWKILIVDDEKDVHRVTRIVLKGLTFEGRPIKLISAYSKEEALEILRKDKDIALAIIDVVMEDKHAGLDLVKYIRENLKNHKTRLVIRTGQPGYAPNKEVVLNYDINDYREKTELTSERLITVILSGLRSYRDIVNLEKEAESLKTIFGFATESTSETNEDIFLESSCKVVRNMAENYDIILNTKICEDYPEFHSNKKNFIHWENEKEFFVIFNSDTERQKVFCVSSEKPIPENLKNLLNLFLLHIITTVEKMRISNELNETLYEIIFTLGELLESRSEETGEHVLRVSNIVYDIAQAAGIEEHKAFEFKIASMLHDIGKIGIPDYILNKPGKLTDSEFEIMKEHTVIGYRILASSNKDIFKIAASIAKYHHENWDGSGYPEGLKGKEIPIEARITAIADVYDALVSDRVYRPGWPKEKVIKYMKDMKGKKFDPELLDIFLSKIVDKF; this is encoded by the coding sequence ATGGACTTCAATGAAGAGTTTATAAAATTCGTAGATAATGATGCTGAAACTGCTGAAAATGTCATAGAATCAAAACCATGGAAAATACTTATTGTTGATGATGAAAAAGATGTTCATAGAGTAACAAGAATAGTATTAAAAGGACTAACCTTTGAAGGAAGACCTATAAAGTTAATCAGTGCATATTCTAAAGAAGAAGCGCTTGAAATTTTAAGGAAAGATAAAGATATTGCACTTGCAATAATTGATGTAGTAATGGAAGATAAACATGCAGGTCTTGATCTTGTAAAATATATTCGTGAAAATTTAAAAAATCATAAAACACGTCTTGTAATCAGGACAGGACAGCCGGGATATGCCCCTAACAAAGAAGTTGTTTTAAATTATGATATAAACGATTATAGAGAAAAAACAGAATTAACATCAGAACGACTAATTACAGTAATCCTTTCCGGATTAAGGTCATATAGAGATATAGTAAATCTGGAAAAAGAAGCCGAATCTTTGAAAACAATATTTGGATTTGCTACAGAATCAACCAGTGAAACCAATGAAGATATATTTTTAGAGAGTTCATGTAAAGTGGTAAGAAATATGGCAGAAAACTATGATATTATATTAAATACAAAAATATGTGAAGATTATCCGGAGTTTCATAGTAATAAAAAGAATTTTATACACTGGGAAAATGAGAAGGAGTTCTTTGTTATATTTAATTCTGATACAGAAAGGCAAAAAGTATTTTGTGTAAGTTCGGAAAAACCAATTCCTGAAAATTTAAAAAACCTGCTAAACCTTTTCTTGTTGCATATAATTACTACTGTTGAAAAAATGAGAATTTCGAATGAATTAAATGAAACGCTATATGAAATAATATTTACCCTTGGTGAATTACTTGAATCACGTTCTGAAGAAACAGGTGAACATGTTTTAAGAGTTTCAAATATTGTATATGATATTGCACAGGCTGCAGGAATAGAAGAACATAAGGCATTTGAATTTAAAATAGCTTCTATGTTACACGATATTGGAAAGATTGGAATACCTGATTATATACTAAATAAACCAGGGAAGCTTACAGACTCTGAATTTGAAATAATGAAAGAACACACAGTTATAGGTTATAGAATACTTGCATCTTCAAATAAAGATATATTTAAAATAGCTGCATCAATTGCAAAATATCATCATGAAAATTGGGACGGAAGTGGTTATCCTGAAGGATTAAAAGGAAAAGAAATACCAATAGAAGCAAGAATTACAGCTATAGCAGATGTTTATGATGCGCTTGTATCTGATAGGGTATATAGACCTGGCTGGCCAAAAGAAAAGGTTATAAAGTATATGAAGGATATGAAAGGTAAAAAATTTGATCCCGAATTGCTGGATATTTTCTTAAGTAAAATTGTTGATAAATTTTAA
- the gyrA gene encoding DNA gyrase subunit A, translating into MSEILNKSFEEELKESYLLYSLSVITSRAIPDVRDGLKPVQRRILYSMDELNLKHNAAYKKCARIVGEVMGKYHPHGDAAIYDALVRMAQPFSLRYPLVIGQGNFGSIDKDPAAAMRYTEAKMHELAEYMLMDIDKNTVEMMDNFDGSLKEPWVLPTRLPNLLMNGVNGIAVGMATNIPSHNLTELAEGIKYLIDNPDASVEELMKFIKGPDLPTGGIIVDGDKLKDIYETGRGTFHIRSKYEFEENKNGMSIVIKEIPYGVSKADLITQIANYVTKQKENKKDVGIRNIRDESDKEGIRVVIELKKNVNPQRVVNQLLKHTQMQISFPVQMTVIDNRKPRVMNLKEILQAFINHRVDVITRRTQFELDKARKRSHIVEGLMKASEGIEAVIEIIRQSEGREEAINSLMEIINVTKEQANAIVDMRLISLSKLEGQKLEKEYAELTEKIKIALEILNNREKLMEIIKEETEEIKLKFGDERRTVITNSGAKIEESDNIEEEDLVIVLTQWGYIKAMKSSEYKVQNRGGKGAKAIKKSDNDFIIQVLQTNSLSKLLFITSKGKAFELNAYKIEKSSKDTKGKHISTYLYLENDEKIKTIIPIENKKDIENKYIMLFTKKGTVKRTALEEFSNIRRNGLKAITIKEDDTVVDALIVEEKDEVLVISAKGMSLRFRVSDVRPMGRSAAGVRSIKLRENDEVVNAVMVDNEKSLLLITKYGFAKRVDFKDFRLQNRGGVGLKCVKETSRIGDIVKALAVTDESHVIVFTKLGKAIREEVSTISSLSRYAIGVRAIRLDKEDIVADAAVVIEDE; encoded by the coding sequence ATGAGCGAAATTTTAAATAAATCCTTTGAAGAAGAGTTAAAAGAGTCATATTTGTTATACTCTCTCAGTGTTATTACAAGCAGGGCTATCCCGGATGTCAGGGATGGCCTTAAACCTGTTCAAAGAAGAATATTATATTCTATGGATGAATTGAATTTAAAACATAATGCAGCATATAAAAAATGTGCCCGTATTGTTGGAGAAGTTATGGGTAAATATCATCCACATGGTGATGCTGCAATATATGATGCTCTTGTAAGAATGGCGCAGCCATTTAGCCTTAGATATCCGCTTGTAATAGGGCAGGGAAACTTTGGGTCAATAGATAAAGACCCTGCTGCAGCAATGAGGTATACCGAAGCTAAAATGCATGAACTTGCAGAATATATGTTAATGGATATAGATAAAAATACCGTTGAAATGATGGACAACTTTGATGGTTCATTAAAGGAACCATGGGTATTGCCAACAAGATTACCAAACTTGCTAATGAATGGTGTAAACGGTATTGCTGTTGGAATGGCAACTAATATCCCTTCACATAACCTTACAGAGCTTGCAGAAGGAATTAAATATCTTATAGATAATCCAGATGCATCAGTTGAAGAACTTATGAAATTTATTAAAGGACCTGATCTTCCTACTGGTGGTATTATTGTTGATGGAGATAAATTAAAAGATATATATGAAACAGGAAGAGGAACATTCCATATAAGATCAAAGTACGAATTTGAAGAAAACAAAAATGGAATGAGCATAGTTATAAAAGAAATACCATATGGTGTTTCAAAAGCTGATCTTATAACTCAAATAGCAAATTATGTTACAAAGCAAAAGGAAAATAAAAAAGATGTAGGAATAAGAAATATTAGAGATGAATCAGATAAAGAAGGAATAAGAGTTGTAATAGAGTTAAAGAAAAATGTAAATCCACAGAGAGTTGTAAATCAGTTATTAAAGCATACACAAATGCAGATTTCATTCCCTGTTCAGATGACTGTTATAGATAACAGAAAACCAAGGGTAATGAATTTAAAGGAAATACTTCAGGCATTTATTAATCACAGGGTAGATGTAATTACAAGAAGAACTCAATTTGAACTTGATAAAGCAAGAAAAAGATCACACATTGTAGAAGGTTTAATGAAAGCTTCAGAAGGAATTGAAGCGGTAATTGAAATAATCAGACAGTCCGAAGGAAGAGAAGAAGCAATAAATAGCTTAATGGAAATAATTAATGTAACAAAAGAACAGGCAAATGCTATTGTTGATATGCGATTAATAAGCCTTTCTAAGTTAGAAGGACAGAAATTGGAAAAAGAATATGCTGAATTAACAGAAAAAATAAAAATCGCACTTGAAATATTAAACAACAGAGAAAAATTAATGGAAATAATAAAAGAAGAAACAGAGGAAATAAAACTAAAATTTGGTGATGAAAGAAGAACGGTAATAACAAATTCTGGGGCCAAAATAGAAGAATCAGACAACATTGAAGAAGAAGATCTTGTAATTGTCTTAACCCAATGGGGATACATAAAAGCAATGAAAAGCAGTGAATATAAAGTTCAAAATCGTGGCGGAAAAGGTGCTAAGGCTATAAAAAAATCAGATAATGATTTTATTATTCAGGTATTACAGACAAATAGTCTCTCAAAATTGTTATTTATCACCTCAAAAGGAAAGGCTTTTGAGTTAAATGCATATAAAATAGAAAAAAGCAGCAAAGATACAAAAGGAAAGCATATAAGCACATATCTATATCTTGAAAATGATGAAAAGATAAAAACAATAATTCCAATTGAAAACAAAAAAGATATAGAAAATAAATATATAATGCTCTTTACAAAAAAAGGAACGGTAAAAAGAACAGCGCTTGAAGAATTTTCTAATATAAGAAGAAATGGATTAAAAGCAATTACAATAAAAGAAGATGATACAGTGGTAGATGCGCTTATTGTAGAAGAAAAGGATGAAGTTCTTGTAATAAGTGCAAAAGGGATGAGTTTAAGATTCAGGGTTAGTGATGTAAGACCTATGGGAAGAAGTGCTGCAGGTGTAAGATCCATAAAATTAAGGGAAAATGATGAAGTGGTAAATGCAGTAATGGTTGATAATGAAAAAAGTCTTCTTCTAATTACAAAATATGGATTTGCCAAACGAGTAGATTTTAAAGATTTCAGGCTTCAAAATCGTGGTGGTGTAGGATTAAAATGTGTGAAAGAAACAAGTAGAATAGGTGATATAGTAAAAGCACTTGCAGTTACAGATGAAAGTCATGTAATAGTATTTA